One part of the Luteibacter yeojuensis genome encodes these proteins:
- a CDS encoding cold-shock protein, whose protein sequence is MSDREIGTVKWFNDAKGFGFISRENGPDVFVHFRAIQGNGFKSLAEGEKVSFKVVNGQKGLQAEEVQKA, encoded by the coding sequence ATGTCGGATCGTGAGATCGGCACCGTAAAGTGGTTCAACGATGCCAAGGGCTTCGGCTTCATTTCCCGTGAGAACGGCCCGGATGTGTTCGTTCACTTCCGCGCCATCCAGGGCAACGGCTTCAAGTCCCTCGCCGAAGGCGAGAAGGTCTCCTTCAAGGTCGTGAACGGCCAGAAGGGTCTGCAGGCTGAGGAAGTCCAGAAGGCCTGA
- a CDS encoding winged helix-turn-helix domain-containing protein, whose amino-acid sequence MPSRVSDAPSTGGVLRLSPRSAQLMHLAAQGLLRRAPRKARKADVASAIARMGMLQIDTINVVARSPYMTLFSRLGTYRNEWLDESLAEGLVAECWAHEACFVPVAQYRYHRDYRAGRAGHWAHKMAERTHAEARADMDALLERIREEGPLRAADFERDTPGTKGWWGWKPEKRWLEAWFALGRLMVARRERFQRVYDLAERVTGRWPEPPPPGALDEAAVRRYFIVESVRALGIAKARWIADYFRLRPRVTDEELEPLVAEGRLVEVSVDGWDAPAYAHRDHAALLAEAARNGLRATRTTLLSPFDPVVWDRARALDLFGFEYTIECYTPAAKRKYGYYALPILHRGRLVGRLDAKAHRQAELFQVLGIWLEEGVAVTPALVEGIAGAIDECAAWHGTPRVAIERSQPRELARLVGKAVTA is encoded by the coding sequence GTGCCGTCACGCGTATCCGACGCGCCCTCCACGGGCGGCGTGCTTCGTCTTTCGCCACGGTCGGCGCAGCTGATGCACCTCGCCGCGCAAGGATTGCTCAGGCGGGCACCGCGCAAGGCACGCAAGGCCGACGTGGCGAGCGCGATCGCGCGCATGGGCATGCTGCAGATCGACACCATCAACGTCGTCGCGCGCAGCCCGTACATGACGCTGTTCTCGCGCCTGGGCACCTATCGCAACGAGTGGCTGGACGAGTCCCTGGCGGAAGGCCTCGTTGCGGAGTGCTGGGCACACGAGGCCTGCTTCGTGCCCGTCGCACAGTACCGTTACCACCGCGATTACCGCGCGGGCAGGGCCGGTCATTGGGCGCACAAGATGGCCGAACGCACGCACGCGGAAGCCCGCGCGGACATGGACGCCCTGCTCGAACGAATCCGCGAGGAAGGGCCGCTGCGGGCCGCTGATTTCGAGCGCGACACCCCGGGGACGAAAGGATGGTGGGGCTGGAAACCCGAGAAGCGCTGGCTCGAGGCGTGGTTTGCCCTGGGCCGGTTGATGGTGGCACGGCGCGAGCGCTTCCAGCGCGTGTACGACCTCGCCGAACGGGTGACGGGACGATGGCCCGAACCGCCGCCTCCCGGCGCGTTGGACGAAGCCGCGGTCCGCCGGTATTTCATCGTGGAAAGCGTGCGCGCGCTCGGCATCGCAAAGGCACGCTGGATCGCCGACTACTTCCGGCTCCGACCGCGGGTGACCGACGAGGAGCTCGAGCCGCTGGTCGCCGAAGGCCGCCTCGTCGAGGTGTCGGTGGACGGCTGGGACGCACCGGCCTATGCGCACCGCGACCATGCGGCGCTGCTCGCGGAGGCCGCGAGGAACGGACTGCGCGCCACCCGAACCACGTTGCTCTCGCCCTTCGACCCGGTGGTGTGGGACCGCGCGCGGGCGCTGGACCTCTTCGGCTTCGAATACACCATCGAGTGCTATACGCCGGCGGCGAAGCGGAAGTACGGCTACTACGCCTTGCCCATCCTGCATCGCGGCCGGCTGGTAGGCCGTCTGGATGCGAAGGCGCATCGACAGGCCGAGCTGTTCCAGGTGCTGGGGATCTGGCTGGAAGAGGGGGTGGCCGTCACGCCGGCCCTCGTCGAGGGGATCGCCGGCGCGATCGACGAGTGCGCGGCATGGCACGGCACGCCGCGCGTTGCCATCGAGCGGAGCCAGCCGCGCGAGCTGGCCCGGCTGGTGGGAAAGGCGGTGACCGCCTGA
- a CDS encoding EF-hand domain-containing protein produces MKKQVRAVAIGASLLLAGAAFAQVPPPTGQVPPPPPGEATPPPPPSPGAMPPPAPGQTMPPTAQPPAPGMPPTANEALPPPPPPPAAPAAPTAPMPPAPGAEMGTTGATMATPQGEVTVNSAPAPAKPAGPAPDFATLSGGKGSISADQASAYPLLANDFQYADSNRDGRISKGEYQKWVAKSGAPSSP; encoded by the coding sequence ATGAAGAAGCAAGTTCGCGCCGTCGCGATCGGCGCATCGCTGCTGCTGGCAGGCGCGGCATTCGCCCAGGTTCCGCCGCCCACCGGCCAGGTCCCGCCTCCGCCACCGGGCGAGGCCACGCCGCCTCCGCCCCCGTCGCCGGGGGCGATGCCACCGCCGGCACCGGGCCAGACGATGCCGCCGACCGCGCAGCCCCCCGCTCCGGGCATGCCGCCGACCGCGAACGAAGCACTGCCTCCGCCGCCTCCGCCGCCGGCCGCTCCCGCCGCCCCGACAGCACCCATGCCACCGGCGCCGGGAGCGGAAATGGGCACCACCGGCGCAACGATGGCCACGCCGCAAGGCGAGGTCACCGTGAACAGCGCTCCCGCACCGGCGAAGCCGGCGGGGCCGGCGCCGGATTTCGCGACGCTTTCCGGAGGCAAGGGCTCGATTTCCGCCGACCAGGCCTCCGCGTATCCGCTGCTCGCCAACGACTTCCAATACGCGGACAGCAACCGCGACGGACGTATCTCCAAGGGCGAGTACCAGAAATGGGTCGCCAAGTCGGGCGCGCCTTCCAGCCCATAA
- a CDS encoding phospholipase A: MKPFRAAGALGAYACLHAGIVLAQNPSPLDIRACSAIETDSQRLLCYDKAVGRDRLPQAAKKEDPNANSVSVDLATRNSRDVARPLSLLDSRWELSPESKLGTFNLRGYKPTYALPFFGASKQNTRPHSPAPDHTVTTPQQLDDVEAKFQISLKTKVAENLFDDNGDLWVGYTQSSRWQVYNSDHSRPFRETNYEPEVMLAFNTHYQVFGWTGRLAGIGVNHQSNGRADPLSRSWNRVIADIGLEREGWTIMLRPWWRIPENRKDDDNPDIQDYMGRGEIQIVHEVGRQEFGLTARHSFRAGDRSHGSLRGTWSFPVAGNLRGYLEIFNGYGESLIDYNHRATYLGLGVSLLDWY; the protein is encoded by the coding sequence ATGAAGCCATTCCGCGCCGCCGGCGCCCTCGGCGCCTACGCGTGCCTGCATGCGGGCATCGTGCTTGCGCAGAATCCGAGCCCCTTGGACATCCGCGCCTGCTCGGCGATCGAGACCGACTCGCAGCGCCTGCTCTGCTACGACAAGGCGGTAGGCCGAGACCGGCTGCCGCAGGCCGCGAAGAAGGAAGACCCCAACGCGAATTCGGTCAGCGTGGACCTGGCGACGCGCAACTCGCGCGACGTCGCGCGTCCGCTGTCGCTGCTCGACAGCCGCTGGGAGCTTTCCCCGGAATCGAAGCTGGGCACGTTCAACCTGCGCGGGTACAAGCCCACGTACGCACTGCCCTTCTTCGGTGCCTCGAAGCAGAACACGCGGCCGCATAGCCCCGCTCCCGACCATACGGTGACCACGCCGCAGCAGCTCGACGACGTGGAGGCCAAGTTCCAGATCAGCCTGAAGACCAAGGTGGCCGAGAACCTGTTCGACGACAACGGCGACCTGTGGGTGGGTTACACGCAATCCTCCCGCTGGCAGGTCTACAACAGCGACCATTCGCGGCCCTTCCGTGAGACGAACTACGAGCCCGAGGTCATGCTCGCGTTCAACACGCATTACCAGGTCTTCGGCTGGACGGGGCGCCTCGCCGGCATCGGCGTCAACCACCAGTCCAACGGCCGTGCCGATCCGCTGTCGCGCAGCTGGAACCGCGTGATCGCCGATATCGGCCTGGAGCGCGAAGGCTGGACGATCATGCTGCGTCCGTGGTGGCGCATTCCCGAGAACCGCAAGGACGACGACAACCCGGACATCCAGGACTACATGGGGCGCGGCGAGATCCAGATCGTGCACGAGGTGGGCAGGCAGGAATTCGGCCTGACCGCACGGCATTCGTTCCGTGCCGGCGACCGTTCGCACGGCTCGCTGCGCGGCACGTGGAGTTTTCCCGTGGCCGGCAACCTGCGCGGTTACCTGGAGATCTTCAACGGGTACGGTGAAAGCCTGATCGACTACAACCACCGCGCCACTTATCTTGGCCTGGGTGTGTCGTTACTCGATTGGTATTAA
- a CDS encoding FKBP-type peptidyl-prolyl cis-trans isomerase produces the protein MQIANRHAVSFHYTLTDDQGNVIDSSEGREPLAYIHGEGHIVPGLEKALEGRSAGDQFKVDVAPEEGYGPRHQELIQVVPRAAFQGVEDLQPGMQFQGRNDQGSINVTVSKIEGDNVTVDGNHPLAGQTLHFAVEITNVREATDEELSHGHVHGEGGHHH, from the coding sequence ATGCAGATCGCCAATCGTCACGCCGTTTCCTTCCACTACACGCTGACCGACGACCAGGGCAACGTCATCGACAGTTCGGAAGGCCGTGAACCGCTGGCCTATATCCATGGCGAAGGCCATATCGTTCCGGGCCTCGAGAAGGCGCTGGAAGGCCGTTCGGCGGGCGACCAGTTCAAGGTCGACGTCGCACCGGAAGAGGGCTACGGTCCGCGCCACCAGGAGCTGATCCAGGTCGTGCCGCGGGCCGCGTTTCAGGGCGTGGAAGACCTCCAGCCGGGCATGCAGTTCCAGGGCCGCAACGACCAGGGCAGCATCAACGTCACCGTGAGCAAGATCGAGGGCGACAATGTCACCGTCGACGGCAACCATCCGCTCGCGGGCCAGACGCTGCATTTCGCCGTCGAGATCACCAACGTGCGCGAAGCTACCGACGAAGAGCTGTCGCATGGCCACGTGCACGGCGAAGGCGGCCATCACCACTGA
- a CDS encoding acetyl/propionyl/methylcrotonyl-CoA carboxylase subunit alpha produces MFDCILIANRGEIACRVIRTCRRLGIRTVAVYSTADAGAQHVRLADEAWPIGGPRPAESYLRGDAIIEVAKRSGAQAIHPGYGFLSENTDFARACAEAGIVFIGPRPESIDAMGSKAAAKALMERHVVPLVPGYHGEDQDPAHLAAEAARTGFPLMIKAAAGGGGKGMRIVRDAAGFADALASAQREAANAFGDTRVILERYVEHPRHIEFQVFGDTHGNVIHLNERECSAQRRYQKVLEETPSPFLDETRRARMGAAAVAAARAVDYVGAGTVEFIVGQDGEFFFMEMNTRLQVEHPVTEETLGLDLVEWQLRVASGEPLPMTQGDVRAQGHAIEVRLYAEDPEANFLPGSGRLVSLTLPAPSKHVRLDGGVVAGDTVTIFYDPMIAKLIVYDRDRTQALERLREALAQTDIVGPKSNVAFLERLVRHPIVVEGRIDTGYLDRHLDEFLVGAAEAADLDRFAAATAMLLADEASPRNGAGDPHSPWGNSDAWRLGHPGKRVVALLEGGRRHEIDAHGHDGDYVLHLGTGSACTVAGARCDGGVLSARFDEHARRVPLSLHDGRVRLHDAQGRRWTFERAPAFAWEGEESSGAKQLVAPMPGRIVLVRAAAGDVVEEGQELLVMEAMKMELALKAPRAGTIESVSAAQGDFVDADTVLVRFADMA; encoded by the coding sequence ATGTTCGACTGCATTCTGATCGCCAACCGTGGCGAGATCGCCTGCCGCGTGATCCGGACCTGCCGCCGCCTGGGCATTCGCACCGTGGCCGTGTATTCCACCGCCGACGCGGGAGCGCAGCACGTGCGCCTGGCCGACGAAGCCTGGCCTATCGGCGGTCCGCGTCCGGCGGAGTCCTACCTGCGCGGCGACGCGATCATCGAGGTGGCGAAGCGCAGCGGTGCGCAGGCGATCCACCCCGGGTACGGTTTCCTCTCCGAGAACACCGATTTCGCGCGGGCCTGCGCCGAAGCCGGCATCGTCTTCATCGGGCCGCGCCCCGAAAGCATCGACGCCATGGGCTCGAAAGCGGCGGCGAAAGCCCTGATGGAACGCCACGTCGTGCCCCTCGTTCCCGGCTATCACGGCGAGGACCAGGATCCCGCGCACCTCGCCGCCGAGGCCGCCCGCACCGGTTTCCCGCTCATGATCAAGGCGGCGGCGGGTGGTGGGGGCAAGGGCATGCGCATCGTGCGCGACGCGGCCGGCTTCGCCGACGCGCTGGCTTCGGCACAGCGCGAGGCGGCGAACGCCTTCGGCGACACGCGCGTGATCCTCGAGCGCTACGTCGAGCATCCGCGGCACATCGAATTCCAGGTGTTCGGCGACACGCACGGCAACGTCATCCACCTCAACGAGCGCGAGTGCTCGGCCCAGCGCCGTTACCAGAAGGTACTGGAGGAAACGCCGTCGCCCTTCCTCGACGAGACCCGCCGCGCGCGCATGGGTGCCGCCGCGGTCGCCGCGGCGCGGGCCGTGGATTACGTCGGCGCGGGCACGGTCGAGTTCATCGTGGGCCAGGACGGCGAATTCTTCTTCATGGAAATGAACACCCGCCTGCAGGTGGAGCATCCCGTCACCGAGGAGACGCTCGGGCTCGACCTCGTCGAGTGGCAGCTGCGCGTGGCCTCGGGCGAGCCGCTGCCGATGACGCAGGGCGACGTCCGCGCCCAGGGCCACGCGATCGAGGTACGGCTGTACGCGGAAGATCCCGAAGCCAACTTCCTGCCGGGATCGGGTCGTCTCGTCTCGCTCACCCTGCCGGCGCCGTCGAAACACGTGCGGCTGGACGGTGGCGTCGTCGCCGGCGACACCGTCACGATCTTCTACGATCCGATGATCGCGAAGCTCATCGTGTACGACCGCGACCGCACGCAAGCCCTCGAACGCCTGCGCGAGGCGCTTGCGCAGACGGACATCGTCGGACCGAAATCCAACGTGGCCTTCCTCGAACGGCTGGTGCGTCATCCCATCGTGGTCGAAGGCCGCATCGACACCGGCTACCTCGATCGCCACCTCGACGAGTTCCTGGTGGGCGCCGCCGAGGCCGCCGACCTCGACCGCTTCGCCGCCGCGACGGCCATGCTCCTCGCCGACGAAGCCTCGCCGCGCAACGGTGCCGGCGATCCGCATTCCCCCTGGGGCAACTCGGACGCATGGCGCCTCGGCCATCCCGGCAAGCGCGTCGTGGCGCTGCTGGAAGGCGGCCGCCGCCACGAGATCGATGCGCATGGCCATGACGGCGACTACGTGCTGCATCTCGGTACCGGCAGCGCATGCACCGTCGCGGGTGCGCGATGCGATGGCGGCGTCCTCTCCGCCCGTTTCGACGAACACGCCCGGCGCGTGCCGCTGTCGCTCCACGACGGCCGCGTCCGCCTGCACGACGCGCAGGGCCGCCGCTGGACGTTCGAGCGCGCCCCCGCTTTCGCGTGGGAAGGCGAGGAATCCTCCGGCGCGAAGCAGTTGGTCGCGCCGATGCCGGGCCGCATCGTGCTCGTCCGCGCCGCGGCGGGCGACGTCGTCGAGGAAGGCCAGGAACTGCTGGTGATGGAAGCGATGAAGATGGAGCTCGCCTTGAAGGCGCCGCGCGCCGGCACCATCGAATCCGTATCGGCTGCGCAAGGCGACTTCGTGGACGCCGACACCGTCCTCGTCCGCTTCGCCGACATGGCCTGA